In a genomic window of Scheffersomyces stipitis CBS 6054 chromosome 4, complete sequence:
- a CDS encoding predicted protein, producing the protein MAKYRFSTAPTYTEEQQQLVLRILGYDSMEYYQMLGVDRYSTADDISSCYRRLAAQVHPDRNSHPQATDAFKQLNEAWEVLREPSSRTIYNSQLEHDFSEDSMNSSFSIDTSIGSESDLGKKPSDDIGSMFWKLVLMGLVDR; encoded by the coding sequence ATGGCGAAATACAGATTTTCAACGGCCCCCACATACACGGAagaacagcagcagcttgTTCTACGTATCCTAGGGTATGACTCTATGGAGTACTACCAGATGCTTGGGGTTGACCGCTACAGTACAGCCGACGATATTTCCAGTTGTTATCGCAGGTTAGCAGCCCAGGTTCATCCAGACAGAAATTCGCACCCACAGGCTACTGATGCCTTCAAGCAACTCAACGAAGCGTGGGAAGTACTTCGTGAACCCAGCTCAAGAACGATATACAACTCTCAGCTAGAGCACGACTTTTCAGAGGATTCCATGAACAGCAGCTTTTCGATCGATACATCTATTGGATCTGAGTCTGACTTAGGGAAGAAACCAAGCGATGACATTGGAAGTATGTTCTGGAAGTTGGTGCTAATGGGGCTAGTAGACCGGTGA
- a CDS encoding predicted protein encodes MSLSNPPRNKWRLIACITLWVCVGFHDATPGALLPYIEDYYDISYSIASLIWVGAALGFIFIACISHKIQPWFGKRKSVTIGCALCIVMYAIVASGTKYPVIVVAFFFGGAGAALEIAQCNIFISRLDKVSTYLSYLHGAYGIGATVSPLIATSLASRGVKWHYFYLVLIGLMLPTMFLINYAFKDADEDMKPWDDDETDLQKISDSSNLGNNTEEIELTDFNKAEEYPQQQQNMMLIALSNPTTWLVAFFVFFYQGAEVSMGGWIVSFFLDYRHGNPKYVGYSASGYWGGLTLGRLLLTRPLHKTLGARRAVTVVSIGSMAVVGLVWGIPNVIAEAVLIAFAGVLIGPNYPLNIAYMAHDGLVPRKIQVISLTIMSAFGSSGGAIFPFIVGLVSQTTGTYIVLPIFIALYGLMVIIWVFIPNVERRNVVPSKNRWKRLWQRVW; translated from the coding sequence ATGTCACTTTCAAACCCTCCTAGAAACAAATGGAGGTTGATAGCATGTATTACTCTTTGGGTATGTGTTGGATTCCATGATGCTACTCCAGGTGCCTTGTTACCTTACATTGAGGATTATTATGATATCAGTTACTCAATAGCTTCCTTGATTTGGGTGGGTGCTGCCTTGGGGTTTATCTTCATAGCGTGTATCTCGCATAAGATACAGCCGTGGtttggaaagagaaagtcTGTGACTATTGGATGTGCCCTCTGTATTGTCATGTATGCCATTGTCGCTTCTGGCACTAAATATCCTGTAATAGTCgttgctttcttctttggaggTGCTGGAGCTGCGCTAGAAATTGCACAATGTAACATCTTTATTTCACGACTCGACAAAGTTTCAACCTACCTTTCATACTTACATGGTGCTTATGGAATCGGTGCTACCGTATCTCCTCTTATAGCAACATCCTTAGCTTCTAGGGGAGTTAAATGGCACTATTTTTATCTTGTCCTCATCGGTCTAATGCTCCCAACTATGTTCTTAATTAACTATGCCTTTAAGGATGCCGACGAAGACATGAAACCTTGGGATGACGACGAAACTGATCTCCAGAAGATTTCAGATTCCTCAAATCTAGGCAACAATactgaagaaattgaattgaCTGATTTTAATAAAGCAGAGGAATACccacagcagcaacagaatATGATGCTTATTGCTCTCAGCAACCCAACCACTTGGCTCGTTgccttctttgttttcttctatcaagGAGCAGAAGTATCTATGGGAGGTTGGATAGTTTCATTCTTCCTTGATTATCGTCATGGAAATCCAAAATATGTAGGATATTCTGCTTCTGGATATTGGGGAGGTTTGACACTAGGAAGACTATTGTTAACCAGACCATTGCATAAGACACTTGGAGCTAGAAGAGCTGTCACAGTAGTTTCGATTGGCTCAATGGCAGTTGTTGGTCTTGTCTGGGGAATTCCCAATGTCATTGCTGAGGCGGTCTTAATAGCATTTGCTGGTGTTTTAATAGGACCCAATTATCCATTAAACATTGCTTACATGGCTCATGACGGGTTGGTTCCGAGAAAAATTCAAGTTATCTCACTTACAATTATGTCCGcttttggttcttctgggGGTGCTATCTTCCCATTTATTGTCGGTTTGGTTTCCCAAACAACTGGAACATATATTGTATTACCGATATTTATTGCTTTGTATGGGTTGATGGTGATCATTTGGGTATTTATTCCGAATGTagagagaagaaatgtTGTGCCCTCTAAGAATAGATGGAAGAGACTTTGGCAGAGGGTCTGGTAA
- a CDS encoding predicted protein gives MTITKLDKAHVAITMKAMNVGDNTSHRPGFENRNSDEDINEYDGRHSSNVEPIPEQEGTIPKYMTINNPPRNKWRYLSCIFLGLCVGFNDAAPGALLPHMEVYYGISYSVASLIWVASATGFIVVACLAHKIQPWMGKRYSLTLGCALGVLNYLIVGTGTKYPAIVASFFFGGAGSALQIAQTNIFVSRLDKASTYLSFLHGAYGIGATISPLLATSIVARGVTWHYYYFVLMGIMFPNMIAIFYAFKNSDEDLKPWDEDPKDLAVSYTADERLRGEDVIEMTDINATQEYPQSHQNLMLLALKTPTTWLICFFVLFYQGAEVAMGGWIVSFFLDYRHGNPKYVGYTASGYWGGLTIGRLCLTKPLHKTLGARRSVLVVSCGAMILVALVWAVPNLIAEAVLVAFAGMMTGPNYPLLVVYTGHDGLIPRKIQVITLTIMSAFGSSGGAIFPFIVGLISQTTGTFVVLPIFIILYCLVIVMWACLPNLERRNSTPSKSSILRLWERIW, from the coding sequence ATGACAATTACTAAGCTAGATAAGGCTCATGTAGCCATAACTATGAAGGCCATGAATGTAGGGGACAATACATCTCATCGTCCAGGCTTCGAAAATCGAAACTCTGATGAAGACATCAATGAATACGACGGAAGACATTCTTCTAATGTAGAACCCAttccagaacaagaaggcACTATTCCAAAGTATATGACTATTAACAATCCTCCTAGAAATAAATGGAGGTATTTATCGTGTATATTTCTAGGTCTCTGTGTGGGTTTCAATGATGCTGCCCCAGGTGCCTTGTTACCTCATATGGAGGTTTATTATGGTATAAGTTACTCTGTAGCTTCTTTGATTTGGGTAGCCTCAGCGACAGGGTTTATAGTCGTTGCCTGTCTTGCTCATAAAATCCAGCCGTGGATGGGAAAGAGGTATTCTTTAACTTTGGGATGTGCACTTGGTGTTCTCAATTACCTAATTGTTGGTACCGGTACCAAATACCCTGCAATAGTGGCCTCTTTTTTCTTCGGAGGGGCTGGTAGTGCTCTTCAAATAGCCCAAACTAATATCTTCGTTTCACGATTGGACAAAGCTTCCACTTATCTTTCCTTTTTGCACGGTGCATATGGAATTGGTGCAACAATTTCTCCCTTATTAGCTACTTCGATTGTTGCAAGAGGAGTGACATGGCATTACTACTATTTTGTTCTCATGGGTATAATGTTCCCTAATATGATTGCAATCTTCTATGCGTTTAAAAattctgatgaagatttgaaaCCCTGGGACGAAGATCCTAAAGATTTAGCTGTCTCTTATACAGCAGATGAGAGATTGCGTGGTGAAGATGTTATAGAAATGACGGACATTAATGCTACTCAAGAATATCCCCAATCTCACCAAAACTTGATGCTCCTTGCACTTAAAACTCCTACTACTTGGCTCATCTGCTTTTTTGTTTTATTCTATCAAGGTGCAGAGGTCGCTATGGGTGGTTGGATAGTTTCATTCTTCCTTGATTATCGCCATGGAAACCCGAAGTACGTTGGATATACAGCTTCAGGTTACTGGGGAGGCTTGACTATTGGAAGGCTATGTTTAACCAAGCCTTTACACAAAACTCTTGGGGCTAGAAGGTCTGTTCTAGTTGTCTCTTGCGGAGCTATGATACTTGTAGCCCTTGTATGGGCTGTCCCCAACCTCATAGCTGAAGCAGTCTTGGTAGCATTTGCAGGTATGATGACTGGGCCAAATTACCCATTGCTTGTAGTGTACACTGGACATGATGGCTTAATTCCTAGAAAAATTCAAGTTATCACTCTTACTATTATGTCAGCTTTTGGCTCTTCTGGGGGTGCAATTTTCCCTTTCATTGTGGGTTTGATTTCTCAAACGACTGGAACATTTGTTGTTTTGCCTATATTTATCATATTGTATTGCTTGGTTATTGTGATGTGGGCTTGTCTCCCaaatttggaaagaagaaattctacTCCGTCTAAGAGTTCGATATTGAGATTGTGGGAAAGAATTTGGTAG
- a CDS encoding predicted protein: RKAAKVLSSFIKPNQLAGPENIIPPNVLKNAKGLAVITVLKAGFLFSGRAGSGVIVARLPDGSWSPPSAIVTAGAGVGGQIGAELTDFVFILNTKSAVDSFAQFGSVTLGGNVSVAAGPLGRNAEAAGTASLKSASAVFSYSKTKGLFAGISLEGSAIVERREANRKFYGSNCKARNILAGEVEAPPACSSLMRVLESRVFNNRQPYDDDDFYNDDYYDDIPDDFSGSTSPSSTRRGSTRTGGRGGSRRGSRYSEDEEDYSDDDDDDYNYSNRRRTNSPGARRSGWEDDVYDKNSSDRRRNQGSSDVDNLGSRLNNTRLNSGPTRPPTGSKPNFGGTPKTNTNQAIALYTFKGEQSGDLPFKKGDVIDIIRKTETVDDWWTGRNNGVTGIFPANYVELI; encoded by the exons AGAAAAGCGGCTAAGGTACTCTCGTCGTTTATAAAGCCTAACCAATTGGCTGGGCCCGAAAATATCATTCCTCCCAATGTATTGAAAAATGCTAAAGGTTTGGCTGTCATCACAGTTTTGAAAGCCGGCTTTTTGTTTTCAGGGAGAGCCGGTTCCGGTGTCATCGTAGCCCGTTTGCCGGACGGATCCTGGTCGCCTCCTTCAGCCATTGTTACTGCCGGTGCCGGTGTTGGTGGCCAGATTGGAGCTGAGTTGACCgatttcgtcttcatcttaaACACCAAGTCAGCTGTGGACTCGTTTGCTCAGTTTGGTTCTGTGACTTTGGGTGGTAACGtttctgttgctgctggtcCTTTAGGTAGAAACGCTGAGGCTGCGGGTACTGCCTCGTTAAAGAGTGCCTCTGCTGTATTCTCATATTCCAAGACCAAGGGTTTGTTTGCTGGTATATCTTTGGAGGGTTCCGCTATCgttgaaagaagagaagccAACAGAAAGTTTTACGGTAGCAATTGTAAGGCCAGAAACATCTTGGCTGGTGAAGTAGAGGCTCCTCCAGCTTGTTCGTCTTTGATGAGAGTGTTAGAGTCACGTgtgttcaacaacagaCAACCCtacgatgacgacgatTTCTATAACGACGATTACTACGACGACATTCCAGACGACTTTTCCGGCTCAACCTCGCCATCTTCTACCAGAAGAGGCAGTACCAGAACCGGAGGACGTGGCGGAAGCCGTAGAGGTAGCAGATACTcggaagacgaagaagattattccgacgacgacgatgatgaCTACAATTACTCCAATAGACGAAGAACTAACTCGC CTGGAGCTCGTAGATCAGGATGGGAAGACGATGTCTATGACAAAAATAGTAGcgatagaagaagaaaccaaggCAGTAGTGATGTAGACAACTTGGGTTCTAGGCTCAACAATACCCGTTTGAATAGCGGCCCTACCAGACCTCCTACTGGCTCCAAGCCCAACTTTGGTGGAACTCCAAAGACAAACACAAACCAAGCCATAGCCTTGTACACTTTCAAGGGAGAACAAAGTGGAGACTTGCCATTCAAGAAGGGCGATGTCATTGACATTATCAGAAAGACCGAAACCGTAGACGACTGGTGGACCGGCAGAAACAACGGGGTCACAGGTATCTTCCCTGCCAACTATGTGGAGTTGATCTAA
- a CDS encoding predicted protein: protein MVKYHLVVLVHGLWGNPTHMDYIESQVLDKIQPADEELVVYKTGSHSGYLTYDGVDINGKRTSDEILEQTNALSQEGNKVTKLSIIGYSLGGLISRYAVGILYSQGYFDDIDPVNFITFCTPHVGVLHPMNHSISVRLFNNFAPYFLAHSGSQMFLKDMVSKTQKPLLVVMADVNSYFYKVLKLFKHKSLYANVVNDKRAAFFTSAITAIDPVNSMINQSADNLQMTYIKGYEPIVVDIEKPLKYEKIADSFVPANRKSQSRLTRAVGWVKVFGSIVLYTPLWVAFFISNSIVQRIRLNNRVSNFLQDASNNLHHLYDQLSDDPIQLKEEETHNTAEEEEESERATLLEKFEDLGDRIQEQQYSVVESVYSVMNNNDAAIDQEKNPESGQVSVMNLNADQKFIISSLNTLGWNKYPVVIRNSKHSHAAAIVRFHDPNFDEGKVVIDHLVNEVFQLE from the exons ATGGTCAAATATCATCTCGTTGTCTTGGTCCATGG ACTTTGGGGCAATCCCACCCATATGGACTATATCGAGTCGCAGGTTTTGGATAAAATACAGCCAGCTGATGAGGAGCTTGTGGTTTACAAGACTGGGTCTCACAGTGGCTATTTGACATATGACGGTGTAGACATCAACGGTAAAAGAACCTCAGATGAGATCTTGGAGCAAACGAATGCTCTTTCTCAGGAGGGAAATAAGGTTACAAAGTTGTCAATAATAGGCTATTCTTTAGGAGGTTTGATCTCCAGATATGCTGTTGGAATTTTGTATTCGCAAGGTTATTTCGATGACATCGATCCAGTGAACTTTATCACTTTCTGTACACCGCATGTTGGGGTTCTTCATCCAATGAACCACAGTATATCTGTTAGATTATTCAATAACTTTGCTCCCTACTTTTTGGCCCATTCTGGTAGTCAgatgttcttgaaagataTGGTGTCCAAAACTCAGAAGCCGTTGTTGGTAGTGATGGCAGATGTCAACTCCTATTTCTACAAGgtattgaagttgttcaaaCACAAATCTCTCTATGCCAACGTTGTCAATGACAAGAGAGCTGCATTTTTTACAAGTGCAATTACTGCAATAGATCCGGTTAACTCTATGATCAACCAGCTGGCTGATAATCTCCAGATGACTTACATTAAGGGCTATGAACCCATTGTTGTAGATATCGAGAAGCCGTTGAAGTACGAAAAAATTGCCGATTCATTCGTTCCCGCTAACCGGAAGTCTCAATCTCGATTAACCAGAGCCGTCGGTTGGGTCAAGGTGTTTGGCAGCATTGTCTTGTATACACCTTTATGGGTGGCTTTCTTTATTTCCAACTCCATTGTGCAACGTATTAGATTGAACAATCGAGTCAGCAATTTTCTTCAGGATgcttccaacaacttgcaCCATTTGTATGACCAATTGAGCGATGATCCAATccaattgaaggaagaagaaacccaCAATactgcagaagaagaagaagaactggaaAGAGCCactcttcttgagaagttTGAAGACTTGGGTGACCGTATTCAGGAACAGCAATATTCCGTTGTCGAGTCAGTATATTCAGTGATGAATAACAACGATGCAGCCATTGATCAAGAGAAAAATCCAGAGTCTGGACAGGTTTCAGTTATGAATTTGAATGCCGACCAGAAATTCATTATCAGCCTGTTGAATACCTTGGGTTGGAACAAGTATCCCGTTGTTATCAGAAACAGCAAACATAGCCATGCTGCAGCTATTGTTCGATTTCACGATCCTAACTTCGATGAAGGCAAAGTTGTTATAGACCATCTCGTGAACGAGGTTTTCCAGTTGGAATGA
- a CDS encoding mitochondrial rRNA methyltransferase (go_function RNA binding; RNA methyltransferase activity~go_process RNA processing), which translates to MRNLDSSPIKPVFKPHYSNPGKTKSFEKSLPYSETKMKPWEVQNISKDVFFQRKYGNISPEERNKLTEKVARQRRLRNMRKEHEREQRENARAERMAKSGRENHSDSEQYRVSRDRTPIGKNSLFEYVYGTHSVRSALESGKRSSYSRLYVHNCQDRQLIKIAETKYGVKIVERSSKNDLNILCNNGVHNGVVLETKSLELNTIHSLGACQDNEYKVTVYNDLDDAEVEIVKTVARTDPVEDEPVAKMPLGIFLDGITDPQNMGGIIRSAYYFGVDFIVVPGSHTARLGPVANKASVGAMDLIDIYETNESLKFIDRIRANGWSVVSTSAKPSVDEINDLKSKHEKVEQQLKNKYVDMNELPNILSQTPVLLVMGSEGEGIRTHMKLRSDFLVGIDKGRKQDHIVDSLNVSVASGILIGKCLE; encoded by the coding sequence ATGAGGAACTTGGACTCGTCCCCCATAAAGCCTGTGTTCAAACCTCACTATCTGAATCCAGGCAAAACCAAGAGCTTCGAGAAGAGTTTACCCTACTCAGAGACCAAGATGAAACCTTGGGAGGTCCAGAACATCTCGAAGGACGTGTTTTTCCAAAGAAAATACGGAAATATAAGTCCCGAAGAGAGAAACAAACTCACCGAAAAGGTCGCTAGACAGAGACGACTTAGAAATATGAGAAAGGAACATGAACGAGAACAAAGGGAAAATGCCAGAGCTGAAAGAATGGCAAAATCAGGCAGGGAAAACCACAGCGACTCTGAACAGTATCGTGTGTCTAGAGATCGTACACCTATAGGAAAGAATTCACTTTTTGAATATGTCTATGGAACTCATTCAGTTAGATCAGCTTTGGAGTCTGGTAAGAGGTCGTCCTACAGTCGACTTTATGTACATAATTGCCAGGATAGACAGTTAATCAAGATTGCAGAGACAAAGTATGGCGTAAAAATTGTGGAAAGATCTAGCAAGAACGACTTGAACATCTTGTGCAACAACGGAGTACATAACGGAGTAGTATTGGAAACCAAGAGTTTGGAGCTCAATACCATTCATTCGCTTGGAGCTTGTCAAGATAACGAGTATAAGGTTACGGTGTACAATGATCTTGACGATGCTGAAGTAGAGATAGTCAAGACAGTGGCCAGAACAGACCCTGTAGAAGATGAACCTGTAGCCAAGATGCCTTTGGGAATCTTTCTCGATGGCATCACTGATCCTCAGAACATGGGAGGCATTATCAGATCTGCCTACTACTTTGgagttgatttcatcgTGGTTCCTGGAAGTCACACTGCCAGGCTTGGACCCGTGGCCAACAAGGCGTCCGTGGGTGCTATGGACTTGATTGATATCTACGAGACGAACGAGAGCTTGAAGTTCATCGACAGAATCAGAGCCAATGGCTGGAGTGTGGTTTCAACTAGTGCAAAGCCATCAGTAGATGAAATCAATGACTTGAAGTCTAAGCACGAAAAAGTGGAAcagcagttgaagaacaagtatGTCGATATGAACGAGCTTCCTAACATTCTCAGCCAGACTCCTGTATTACTTGTCATGGGAAGTGAAGGAGAAGGAATCAGAACACATATGAAGTTGAGGTCCGACTTTTTGGTCGGAATCGACAAGGGCAGAAAACAGGATCATATCGTCGACTCGTTGAATGTCAGTGTTGCTTCAGGTATCTTGATCGGCAAATGTCTTGAGTGA
- a CDS encoding mitochondrial outer membrane protein, producing the protein MYTYMEYLQKCFYKSTNWNEDNIFSNITASSSAILDFPIPTGFKLDSSNKSTEYSASSFTLSNYHSINGSLAYLYSSVPLRNTMGTKEISLQDALVGFRIIEPSSNNHKQLSSSKRHDRSSLLYGRMYFPGSALEAMIIKRISAHTQLLIKCINNPHMDKNGTMIVYLQKNAPKYSREFIYSTNESLIGFRCLYNLGNSDNSLNTALIPKFDNSVISIGTELWYAARTMSPGLSTAFRYSTRSTSTGKPLTMTLAVNPILGHLSSTYTVKTSVASTFSSRYDFNFFSYASNLSLGFELYNYSRENPVHSFANRSVNLSSEENRFLSHQDRKVRGQHGGNTIPIRSHTSIAQKDHSNMIINPIQNLDNYYHINPTLLPEKKKLLDEVELAAHLSSENSESVTTAFQNLVNESDFASVVKFSTSLNDRMVKILWEGRVKDFLVSTGVKVGMNPVTNAPEFNRFGVSFSYAC; encoded by the coding sequence ATGTACACATACATGGAATACCTCCAGAAATGCTTCTACAAGTCCACCAACTGGAATGAAGATAACATATTCTCCAACATAACGGCGTCATCGCTGGCGATTCTCGATTTCCCGATCCCAACTGGCTTTAAACTCGACTCGTCAAATAAATCTACAGAGTATCTGGCCTCTAGCTTTACGCTCTCTAACTACCACTCTATCAATGGCTCACTAGCTTACTTGTACTCCTCGGTCCCACTCCGTAACACCATGGGAACGAAGGAAATCTCGCTCCAAGACGCCCTAGTAGGATTTCGGATCATCGAGCCATCATCAAATAACCACAAACAACTTAGCAGCTCCAAGCGTCACGATCGTAGTTCGTTGCTCTACGGCAGAATGTATTTCCCGGGCTCGGCCCTTGAAGCCATGATAATAAAACGGATCTCAGCCCATACCCAATTGTTGATAAAATGTATCAACAATCCACATATGGACAAGAACGGAACCATGATCGTTTATCTACAAAAGAATGCTCCCAAGTATCTGCGAGAATTCATCTACTCTACCAATGAATCGCTAATAGGATTCAGATGCTTGTACAACTTGGGTAACTCTGATAATTCATTGAACACAGCTTTGATACCAAAGTTCGATAATTCGGTTATCTCTATCGGAACGGAATTATGGTATGCTGCTAGAACTATGAGCCCGGGACTATCCACTGCTTTTAGATACTCTACTAGATCTACTTCAACAGGAAAACCGCTCACCATGACACTAGCTGTAAACCCGATTCTCGGCCACCTTTCATCGACATACACGGTGAAGACGTCTGTAGCATCGACTTTCAGCTCCCGGTAcgatttcaacttcttttcctaCGCCAGCAACTTGTCTTTGGGATTCGAACTCTACAACTACTCCCGTGAGAATCCTGTTCATTCATTTGCTAACAGATCAGTTAATCTTTCTTCGGAGGAAAACCGTTTTTTACTGCACCAGGACCGTAAGGTCCGTGGCCAACACGGTGGGAACACAATTCCAATTCGATCGCATACTTCTATAGCGCAGAAAGATCATAGCAATATGATCATAAACCCAATCCAGAACTTGGACAACTACTACCATATAAACCCGACCCTCTTGcctgaaaagaaaaagctCTTGGACGAAGTCGAACTCGCAGCCCATCTCTCAAGTGAAAATTCCGAAAGTGTAACGACAGCTTTCCAAAATCTTGTAAATGAGAGCGACTTTGCGAGCGTGGTCAAGTTCTCCACTAGCCTCAACGACAGGATGGTAAAAATTCTCTGGGAGGGCCGAGTCAAAGACTTCTTGGTCAGCACTGGAGTCAAGGTAGGGATGAATCCGGTGACCAACGCGCCGGAGTTCAACCGTTTTGGGGTTAGTTTCTCCTACGCCTGTTAG
- the MRP51 gene encoding mitochondrial 37S ribosomal protein MRP51: MNSQELFNLVRNSKLAQVATPISKNIRGKSSVPTHQIIFTPKSSAVRSNFGIKTTLPKQIGYSHISFNDIDNYKSMPDVEKNSGKMYNRLKFQETGLVVNNHYTDSNPLFPSGNNKSNSKQRDHSIANSLNLHAKASAEEIRSILEQNPKLHQKFQKWLLVHHPQALVSSISQSTASELLRRFLSTDAAVIKKELQLTDLAKANGKIGSSAISTHIQGTGGFSYSQKGKLTNTPNGVKYGVVAPGRLVGNKEAAIGGFVVGVNERTTLLQHNYAKNAPGKHSRQFVMPFKINEAEITETGSLKLYADGIKTGSWMQRSSSNSFSPDRSRYTASNPNFGSASERNKTEGENLQRLLNLIIH; this comes from the coding sequence ATGAACAGCCAGGAACTCTTCAACTTAGTGAGAAACTCCAAGTTGGCCCAGGTGGCCACACCCATTCTGAAAAACATAAGAGGAAAGTCTTCTGTTCCTACGCACCAAATCATCTTTACTCCCAAGTCTTCAGCTGTGAGATCCAACTTTGGAATCAAGACCACTTTGCCAAAACAAATTGGATATTCGCACATTTCATTCAATGACATAGACAACTACAAGAGTATGCCAGATGTCGAGAAGAACTCGGGAAAAATGTATAACAGATTGAAGTTCCAGGAAACTGGATTGGTAGTGAACAACCATTACACTGATTCAAATCCACTTTTCCCTTCTGGAAATAACAAGTCCAATTCCAAACAGAGAGACCACAGTATCGCAAACAGCTTGAATTTGCATGCCAAGGCATCCGCAGAAGAGATACGTAGCATTTTGGAACAAAACCCCAAGTTGCACCAAAAGTTCCAGAAATGGCTTTTAGTACATCATCCACAGGCATTGGTATCGAGCATATCACAAAGCACAGCTTCGGAATTATTGAGAAGATTCTTGAGCACCGACGCAGCTGTGATTAAGAAGGAGTTGCAATTAACGGACTTGGCCAAAGCGAatggaaaaattggaagCTCTGCCATTTCTACTCATATCCAGGGTACTGGCGGATTCTCGTACAGTCAGAAGGGAAAATTAACCAACACACCTAATGGGGTTAAGTACGGAGTTGTTGCTCCTGGTAGACTTGTAGGAAATAAAGAAGCTGCTATCGGTGgctttgttgttggtgttaACGAAAGAACTACTCTCTTACAACACAACTACGCAAAAAATGCACCAGGTAAACACTCTAGACAGTTTGTCATGCCGTTCAAGATAAACGAAGCCGAGATAACAGAAACCGGTTCGCTCAAGCTCTATGCTGATGGTATCAAAACCGGCTCGTGGATGCAAAGAAGTTCCAGCAACTCTTTCTCTCCTGACAGATCTAGATACACTGCTTCCAATCCTAACTTCGGTAGTGCTTCTGAGAGAAACAAGACGGAAGGTGAAAACTTGCagagattgttgaatttgattaTCCACTAA